The Fervidicoccaceae archaeon genome contains the following window.
GAGCTCCCGAGCGGGGAGAGACTCACTCTCGTAAGTTCTAGGCACGTGATAGGCAGCTGTCAGGTGCTGGTGGAGACAAGCGACGGCTCTCTCATCGGGTACACCAGCGATTTCAAGCTCCCGGGGACCCCTCCAATGAGGGATCTCGACATATTAGTGATAGATGCCACGTACGGCGATCCCCGCATGGTGAGGAAGTTCAAGAGAGAAATCGACGTGCTGTTCGCGGACCTCGTGGCCACGATAATGTCGCGGGGGCTCTCGGCGAGGGTCCTGGCCTACCATGGCAAGCTTCAGGAGGCAATGGAGATCCTGAGGCTCCACGGCATCGACGCTCCCTTCGTGCTCCCGGACAGAGTATACGAATTGACGACCGTGGCCAGGAGACACGGAGCGCGCATCTCAGATTATCTGGCTGAGGGCACGAAGGAGGCTGACGACGCCGTGAGGAGCGGATGGTTCGTTGAGTTTCAACACATGTCTCGCGCGGGCAGGCCTAGGAGGGGAGTAGTCGACATCATTCTCACGGGCTGGCTCTTCGACGAGCCCATAAAACGCGTAGATGCCGGAGCCCGAGAAATCTACTACGTGGCCCTCAGCGACCACGCGGATTTCGAGGACACGCTGCTCTATCTAGACGATGCTAGGCCTAGGCTCGTAGTCGTCGACGCGAGCAGGGCGAGCGCTCCGACGGCTGCCATCTTCTCGCGCGAGGTCAGATCGAGGCTCGGCCTCGAGGCCCTCCCCCTTCCCGAGACCTCGAGGAGACTCGAGGTTGAGGACTAAGGACTCTATGGAAGGCGGAGCCGTTCGGCTCGGCAAGCCTTATTTCGAGGAGGCCTAAGAGTAGTGAGCTGTGGCGATAAGCTTGGTCAAAGCGCGGGCTCTCTACGCTGGGGCCTCGGAGTTCAAGACGGTCCTCGAGAGCTTGTCAAAGCTCGTCGACGAGGCTTGCGTGAAATTCGAGAGAGGAGGCCTGAAGCTCCGAGCCCTCGACCCGGCCAACGTAGCGTTGATCGAGGTGGTCTACCCCAGCTCTGCCTTCATCGAGTACGAAATCGAGGAGGAGGGGACCTGGGGGCTCAACGTGGCCGCGGTGTTGCGAGCGCTAGGCAGGATCAGGCGCGGAGATCAGCTCAAAATAGAGGTTTCCGACGACTCTGTGATCCTCGAGGTCCCGAGCGCTCCGAAGAGGAGATACGAGGCGCGGAACCTCGAGGTGCCCGAGCCCGAGGTGCCAGAGGCCAGGCTCGCTCTGAGAACCAAAGTCGCGCTCTTGGCCGATCACCTTCGAAGCATACTTAAAGACCTTGAGGTGGTCGGGGAGAGAGCGACGATAGAGTACAAGAGCTCCGAGGACGCGCTCGTCATCTACGCGCCGGGCGAGACCAAGTACGTCAGCAAGCTCAGCAGAAGCTCCGGCGCGATTCTCGAGCTCGAATCCGAGGGTGATTCATCGAGCACCTACGATATCGACTACCTGCTGAGCACGCTGAATCTGTCGAGGGTGTCCGACGCCGTCACGATAGAGTTCTCAAGCAATATGCCTCTCAAGATGACTTTCAGGCTCGCCGGTGGAGGAAACGTGAGTTATCTCTTGGCGCCTCTGGTATAGAGCGCAAGAGAAGAAACGTTTTAAGCGTCGAGTCGGAGTAAAACGAAGCGGTGACAGAGGGAGGGCCCGTAGCTCAGCCAGGCAGAGCGGCGGTCGATCCGCTCGGCGCGTCGCGCTCGGGGGATCGGCCGGGGCTCCAGTCATCGCGCTGAGAGGACCCGGCCCCGAGGAGTCGGGGTCTACGGGTCTGACGACCCCCATGGGGGATGAGCTGTGACTGGAGAGTGGAGAGACCCGTAGGTCGGGGGTTCGAATCCCCCCGGGCCCACCAATCGTCGGAATCTCTCCGACGAAGCAATTAGAAAAGAGAGTGGAAGGAAGGTTTTTAACGCAGATCGGTCAAGCATCAGCCGAGCGGCAGCGGAGAGAGCCCCCGTGACCGGGGTTCGAATCCCCGCCCGGCTACCATCTCTCCTCCGGCCCCGCGCTCCTCGCTCCGCGTCGGTCTCCTCGTCTGCTCGCGGCCTCCCACTTCTTGTTGAAGATGG
Protein-coding sequences here:
- a CDS encoding DNA polymerase sliding clamp, with the protein product MVKARALYAGASEFKTVLESLSKLVDEACVKFERGGLKLRALDPANVALIEVVYPSSAFIEYEIEEEGTWGLNVAAVLRALGRIRRGDQLKIEVSDDSVILEVPSAPKRRYEARNLEVPEPEVPEARLALRTKVALLADHLRSILKDLEVVGERATIEYKSSEDALVIYAPGETKYVSKLSRSSGAILELESEGDSSSTYDIDYLLSTLNLSRVSDAVTIEFSSNMPLKMTFRLAGGGNVSYLLAPLV
- a CDS encoding MBL fold metallo-hydrolase — encoded protein: MKPRSADARVEASGAVVLGRAVEVDGYAGRPYRVVTHIHRDHLRGLPESRRAAAAILATEATVEMLEALGHRLPRSRTLSLALGRSLELPSGERLTLVSSRHVIGSCQVLVETSDGSLIGYTSDFKLPGTPPMRDLDILVIDATYGDPRMVRKFKREIDVLFADLVATIMSRGLSARVLAYHGKLQEAMEILRLHGIDAPFVLPDRVYELTTVARRHGARISDYLAEGTKEADDAVRSGWFVEFQHMSRAGRPRRGVVDIILTGWLFDEPIKRVDAGAREIYYVALSDHADFEDTLLYLDDARPRLVVVDASRASAPTAAIFSREVRSRLGLEALPLPETSRRLEVED